A window of [Clostridium] innocuum genomic DNA:
GGGGAAGTACAATCACGTAAGCTATGACAAGGACACTCTGTATGTACAGTGCAGAGAGCAGGCAGACCCGGAAAAGGTCATCCGGCAGTTTCTCGATAAGCTGTGCAGGGATGTGTTTCTGGACATTGCCACACTGACATTTCGCTCTTTGAGCAATTACCATCTGGAATTTCCGGACGTAAAAATTCGGGATATGAAAAGCAGATGGGGAAGCTGTACACCGGCCAAGAACTCGATAACACTGAACCGGAAGCTGATTCATTATCCGTTCGAGTTCATCGAATATGTGGTGCTGCATGAATTTGTTCATTTCATTCAGCCGAATCACTCCAAGGCGTTCTACAATATTATAGAGAACTACATGCCGGATTATAAAACACGCATGGAAATGGTCAACTAGGAAAAGGAAAAAAATATTATGGTACATATCATTACAGACACATCTGCACTCTTTACGGTTGCGGAAGGAAATGACATGGATGTTCATGTGATTCCTCTCTGCGTCAGTATCCAGGATGAGCATTACCGGGATTTATGCTTTGACACGTCATCCTTTCTGAAAAAGGTTCGCTCAGGAGGTATTCCGACAACCTCACAGCCGCCGATTGGCGATGTGCTGGCTGCCTACGAGGAGCATGGTGATGAAGAAATCCTCAACATATGTATGGCAGATGGTCTGTCCGGTACGTATCAGACAGCGCTGATGGCGAAGGAACAGGCGCCCAATGCAGACAGCATAACGGTATTGAATTCACAGACTCTGTGCGGGCCGCACCGCTATCTGGTGGAAAAAGCGGTAAAGCTTCGTGATGAAGGGAAAAAGGCAGCGGATATTGTCGCAGCCTTAAAAGAAAGCATGGCACATGAGCATTCCTTTCTGATTCCGCAGGATTTCAGCTTCTTAAAGCGCGGCGGGCGTTTAAAGCCGGCAGCGGCCAGTATCGGCGGGCTGTTGAAGCTGAAGCCGGTCATGCATGCAGTGGAGGATGGAAGCCGTCTGGATAAATTTACAATAACACGTACATTGTCCAAGGCAGCAGATTCCATTATCAGCTATTTCCGCGAGCATGGTGTGGATGCGGCCTATCGTATTTCTGTATCTCATGCAGATGCGTTAGCGGATGCACGCTTCTTTATAGACCGATTGAAAAATGCGTTCCCGAATACAGAGCTGGAGCTGTTAAAGCTTTCACCGGCCTTTATCACACAGGGGGGACCGCAGTGTATTGCAGTTCAGTATATTCGCAAATAGAGTGGGAACACTCTATTTTTGTATAGGAGGCTCTATATGGGAAAACAAAACAGAAGAAACCGCTGCCTGCTGGTCGGCTATGTTGTGCTGGTGATTGCGGCAGGACTGTTATCAAGAAGCACGCTTCCCTTGCCGAACTGGTTTCGGGAATACGGAGGAGATACGCTGTGGTCGATGATGATGTATGGAATCTTCGCACTTCTGTTTCCCGAGGCCAGAGTGAAATCGCTGTTGATCGCTACGCTGCTGTTTTCCTATCTGATCGAATGCTCGCAGCTGCTGGATTATGACTGGCTCATTACGCTGCGTGCAACACCACTACGCTATCTGCTGGGACAGGGCTTTGTATGGAGTGATCTGGTATGCTACAGCACAGGCTGTATATTGGCGTGTTCACTGGATGTGATTATGTTAAAAAGGAGACATGATATTTATGGATAAGGAATTTTTGTATGATATGCTGAGGACACCAAGTGTCAGCGGACATGAAATTGCATTGCAGAAAAAGGTGATTCAGCATATGGAACCGGTTGCGGATGAAATTCTGACGGATGCGACCGGTGATGTGATCAGCGTTGTGAATCCGCATGCAGAGGCAAAGGTTCTGCTGTGCGGGCATATTGATGAAATCGGCTTTCTGGTCACCCGGATTTGCGAGGATGGAATGCTGAAGGTGACAAAGGCAGGCGGTATCCATCCGGTTCTGTATCTGGGGACACATGTACAGGTTGTCTGTGCTTCACAAGTCCTGCCCGGTGTCGTTGTGACAAACCGTACGCTGGAAAGTAAGGAACAGGTGCAGGTGGAGGATTTGTTTATCGATCTGGGCTTTGACAGCAAGGCCGAGTGTGAACGCTATGTTTCCATCGGCGATCCGGTATGTGCTGCGAGTGAGTTCACTGAGCTTGCACAGGGAAAGCTTGCCGGACGTGCATTGGATGACCGTATCGGTGCCTTTATCATTTTGGAGGCATTGAAAAAAGCCAAACAGAAGCAGACTGCCTGTGGAATCTATGCGGCGACAACCTGTGGTGAGGAAACGACCATGCGGGGAGCCTATCATGTCGCAACCCGTGTGCAGCCAAGCTGTGCATTGATTGTGGATGTGACCTTTGCGAGTGATTATCCGGGCGTCAGCGGTGATGCGAGTGGAACCGTGAAGCTTGGCGGGGGTGCTGTATTATGCTCCAACAGCATGATCAACAAGCCTTTGAATGCGGCGCTTGCTGCGATTGCCGAGGAGCATCAGCTGGATGTACAGTGGGAGGTGTTTGCCGGAAAGGCCGGAACGGATGGCGATGTTGTCCATTTTACAAACGGTGGCGTGCCGGTTGCTCTTATTTCCATCCCGCTGCGTTATATGCATTCCTCCATTGAAACTGCAAGCTATCAGGATTTGGAAACGATCATTGAACTGATCAGCAAATTTCTTGTTCGCTTTGATGACAGCTTTTCATTTGATCCGTTTCCGTGAGGCAGGGAGGTATGTGTATGCGCTGTGCTGACATATTGCATGTTATTGAGGAACACTATCCGCTGTCCTATGCGTTGGACTGGGATAATTGCGGATTGCAGACAGGTCGCTTCGATAAGGATGTGCAAACGATTTACATTGCACTGGATGCCGGTGATGCGGTGATTGCGGATGCAGTGACAAATCATGCAGATTTTCTGATTACCCATCATCCACTCCTGTTTAACGGTATCAAGCAGATTCACAATCAGGATTTTATCGGCAGAAGGATAATGGAGCTGATTCAGAAGGGGATGTGCTGCTATGCCATGCATACCAATTACGATGTGCTCCGCATGGCAGAGGTGGCTGCGCAAATGCTGCAGCTTAAGAAAACAAAGGTACTGGAGGCTACTAATGAAGACGGGAAGGGGATTGGACGGTATGGTATGCTGCCGGAGGCAATGCCGGTTTTTCAGCTTTGCGAACAGATCAAGCAAACCTTTGAGCTGCAGGGCGTGCAGGTTTATGGTGATGTAAGCAGGCAGGTTCAGCGGATTGCGATTTCTCCGGGTGCGGGAAACAGTATGATTACGCATGCACTTTACAAACAGTGTGATGTTTTGATTACCGGAGATATTTCTCATCATACTGGCATTGATGCGGTGGCACAGGGGCTTGCTGTGATTGATGCCGGACATTATGGTATTGAACACATCTTTATCCAGGATATGGCGGCATTTCTGTCGGAAAAGCTGAAGGGTGTCAAAATCATATCTGCACCGCTGTGTCATCCGTTTACGATTGTGTAAATTTTTTATTATAATGCTTTCTCTAAAATAATATACATAGCTGAATAGATATAGGGGAAAAGTTGGGAGGAAATAGACTATGAGCATACTTCTTACGTCCACAGTTATTGTCGCTTTAATTAGTTTTTACAAATGGAAACAAAGCCAAGCACTGGAAAGGATAACCGATAGCAGGGCAGAATGGAGAGAAGGATTACGGAAGATAGCGATTGATATTTTAGAAGCTGATGATTATGATGAACGCATTTTATTATCTGAATTGAAGGTTCGTATAAACACAAAAGGGTTGATGTTAAGGCTTAATAATTTAAATTCGGAGCAAGATAAAAATGATTATTTCATGCAGGATGGTTATATCTGGGAACTTATAAAAAAAATTGAGATATCTAATGGAAAAAGTCAAAAAGACATGTTAAAGCAAAAACTTGTTGAAGCTATCAGTCTGTTAATCAAATATGACTGGGATCGTTCTAAGCATGAAATCACATCAAATCAAGTGACAAAATTTAATCGTATGACATATCTGCTATTGGTGTTAACCGTGATATTAGTAATCGGTTATATTTTTTCTGTAAAGGATATAAAGTTCGATTTAGCATTTGCGCTGTTAATGATAATAGGGCTTCCTATTATCATTCCGTTTATTTATCTATGGTTAGATAATGAATATCATAACTATAGAGACTATGATAATCTGAATAATCATAATAAAAAGAAGTTATATAATGTGGAAATCAATAGAATGTCCTCACTTTTATCAGGGTTGGCGATAATGGTTGTCATAGAGCTTGTCTATTTCATCTTTAGTAATGCTTTTGAAGAGAATACATGGCATGCAACGTTAGCTTTGATTATTATGTCAGCTATGGTTTATTTATCACATTATGTATCGGTGCAAGCGTATTCTGAACTAAGTATTTATTCTTATTTTAAAGTAGCAGAATCTATCATCAAAAGCATTCCAGAGATTCACGGATGTAATGGTGACAACACGTAAAACATGTTAGAGATCGTTTGTTTATTTCGATTCTTATGGACAGTCTATATGCAGGGTTTTACACTTCTTCATTTAAAAATTAATGTAGTATTATGAAACGGACATTCTGATAAAAAAAGTGAAAATCAGGATAATCAAATTTGTTATGATAAAACGAGGTATAAGATAATGAAATCACTGGATATTTATGGAACACTAGGGCCGTCTCTGCATACACAGGACGCCCTGTATGAAATGCTTTGTATGGGAATGAATGGTGTCCGCTTGAATCTTTCCCATGTGGATTTGACAGATTGCGAGGAATGGCTGTACGCATTCCACAAAGCACAGGAGCATGCAGGCGTACAGGCAAAGCTGCTCATCGATATGAAGGGACCGGAGCTGCGGGTCGGAAGGCTGAGGGAGCCTGTCTTATTGGAAGAACGGCAGACAGTCGAACTGGGGAAGGATATTCCGATTCCTGTGGAGCTGCTGGCTCATACGGCGGTACAACAGAGGCTTCTGCTGGATGACGGTCGTATTCTTCTGGAGGTGAAACAGGTAAGGGAAGATGCCTTGCTGTGTACTGTTCTGCATGGAGGTGTGTTGAAATCGGGGAAAAGTCTGGCTCCGGTGAACGGTCACATTGAATTGCCGACACTTACAGAAAGTGATATCCGCAATCTGAAGGCCGCCAGGCAGTATGGCGTTACCGGAATCATGCAGCCCTTTGTAAGAAATGCACAGGATTTGATCACGGTGAAGGAAACCCTGAAAAGCATCGAGAATCCGGATTTGCAGGTATATGCAAAAATTGAAAACATGGAGGGGGTAGCGCATCTGAAGGAGCTTTTTCCATACTGCGATCAGATTGTGATTGCCAGAGGAGATTTAGGTAATGCGATGCCGTTATGGGAACTGCCTGCTGTACAGAAGCGGATACAGGATATATGCCGTGTACACTCCATGCCGTATATGGTGGTAACGCAGATGCTGGATTCCATGATGGAGCATCCAGTACCTACAAGAGCTGAGGTCAGCGATATTTTTCATGCGGTTTACCATGGTGCCTCCAGTATCATGCTGACCGGTGAAACGGCAGCCGGCAAATATCCAAGGGAGGCTATGAAATACTTCAGTGAAACGGCAAAATCCGCATTGGTCTGCAGGGAAGAGGTGTTGTAAGCAGATATGAAAAAAGAATCCCTTTTCCATTTATGGGTGGGATTCTTTTTTTGTTTCTTCCTGCGTTTGCAACTGCATGTATCATGTATATAGGGGCAATAACGCCTACATACTGCGCCCGATCACCTCGGCGATTTTTCTTCCCTTGCGGATCACCTCGCCAAAGCGCTCCGGCTTTAATGACTGCGCACCATCACTCCATGCATTTTCCGGATCGTTGTGCACCTCAATGATCAGTCCGTCTGCACCTGCGGCAATCGCTGCCAGGGAAGCGGATTCCACCAGTCTCCAGTCACCGGTCGCATGACTTGGGTCAATGATGATCGGCAGATGCGTTTTCTCCTTGATAATCGGCACTACACTGAGATCCAGTGTGTTTCGTGTGTACGTTTCAAAGGTACGGATACCACGCTCACAGAAAATGACGTTTTCATTGCCCTCGGACATGATATATTCCGCAGCCATGATCCATTCCTCAATCGTATTGGCAAGCCCGCGCTTTAACAGCACCGGCTTGTTGATGCGCCCGACCGCCTTTAACAGATCAAAGTTCTGCATGTTTCTGGCACCGATCTGAATCAAATCCACATGCTCGACGAATTCATCGATTTTATCTGCACTCATCAGCTCACTGACAATCGGCAGCCCATAGGTTTCTCTGGCATGCACCATACATTTGACACCCTCTGTTCCCATACCCTGGAACGCATAGGGACTCGTTCTCGGCTTATATGCACCGCCGCGCAGCATATCGCCGCCGGCATTCTTCACTTCCTTTGCAATATCCATAATCTGGGTATCACCCTCAACGGAGCAGGGTCCGCCGATTACGACGATTTTCTCATTTCCGCCAACCTTGATACCGGCTACATCCACGATGGTATCCACCGGATGAAACAGACGGTTCGCCTTTTTATACGGTGCGGCAATGCGTGTGACATTTTCGACAAACGGATGTGCCTTCACCAGCTTTTCATCGATTTTGGAGGTATCGCCAACCAGACCGAAGACATTGTAATTATCTCCCTGAATCATGGTAACGGACAGCCCCTTGTTTTCAAAGGTATGAATCAGCTTTTCAACCTCTGCCTTGGGAGCATCTTTTTTTAATGTGATAATCATTGTTTCTTCCTCTTTTCTTCTAATCGCTGACAGCATCAATTAAAATGCTGCGATAGGCTTCTTCGATTTCGGTGACGGTTGATTCAATGTCACTGTTGTTTACAGCGACGTAGGCTGCATATTTCTGGTACAGCGGCAGACGCTCGGCATGCATCTTCTCGAGGGCGTCTGTGCTTTTGGACAGCGGTCGGTTCGGATCGGAGCTAATCAGCTTATCCACATCGCGGTCAATGAAAATCGTAATTCCGTTTTGACGCAGGTAATCCATATTCACCTTATGCTTGATCGTACCGCCTCCGGTGGCGATGATTTTATTGTTCAGCTTGCTGACCTCGATTGCCGCTTCTGTTTCAATGGCGCGAAAGCCTGCCTCTCCGCTTTCCTCGAAAATTTCCGGAATGGACTTTCCGGCCTTTTCGATAATGATATCATCCAGGTCAATGAACTCCTTCTGCATACGGTTCTCCAGCATTTTGCCAATGGTTGTCTTGCCGGCAGAGGGCATTCCGATCAATACGATATTGCAGCGCTCGCGCAGCATATCCTGATAGATATCGTCGATGATCTGATCGTCGATACTCTTATCCAGGAAGAACTCCACGGACTGCTTTGCCTGTGCTATCAGCATCTCCAGACCGTTTACACGCTTGATATCCATTTCCTGCGCCTCGAAGCACAGTCTTGTCAGAATCGGATTGTAGATCACATCCAGAACGGCCTCGCATTTATGAAACATGCTGATATCGATCGGAGCATTGCCGATACGCGGGTACATTCCGATCGGGGAGGTGTTGATGATGATTTCCGCATCCAGATGACTGGAGAACATTTCATCATAGCTGATGGCACCGTTTCCTGGCACAACATCGATGATGACCATGCTGCCAGCTGATTCATGCTGTACCACTGCCTGAATGGCAGCACTGGCTCCACCGTTTCCGATAATCAGCACCTTTTTTCCTTCCATGTGTACATTGTGCTTTTTCACCATGTATAAAAAGCCGGTGAAGTCGGTATTATAGCCCTTCAGCTTGCCGTCACGATTGACGATTGTATTTACAGCACCGATTGCTTTTGCATGCTCATCCATTTCATCCAGGTAGGGGATGACATCCTTCTTGTAGGGGATGGTTACATTCAATGCAGTAAACTCCTTTTTCTCCATGAATGTCTTGAATTCCTCTTTGCTCAGCGGTATCAGATCGAAGGTGTAATCTGCAATCCTTTCATGAATATCCTTTGAAAAGCTGTGTCCCAGCTTTTCACCAATTAGTCCGTATCTCATTTGTTCTCTTCCTCTCTTTTCTTAATTTTCTATCATAGAAGCTTGCTGTATCCGGGACAGGCTACAAAAAAAGCATCAACGTTTTCTTCGTTCGATGCTTTTTTTATGCCCTGAAACGCTAAAATAACCACGATATCTCAATGGTTTGTTTCAGGGCTATCTAAAGTAAAAATAATAAGCTGCTGTCTGTATGGATTTGTTCATGGGTATCACTCCTATTGCCATTAGGATACAACACTCTTACGGAAAATGCAAGCATAAGTTTTCATATTTTTGTGAAAATTTATGAAAGAAAATGGAAAATCAGTCACTGGTGTGCGGGTTTTTAATGGAGGTGTGATGTACGATAAAGTTACAGAAGGTGTGTACAGCAGGGGGGAGGTAGCGGTTTTTGACGGTAGCCAGATAAATGTAACGCTCATGCGGCGGATTGGTGATGGTCAGCTTTTTCACCGGAAACTGCTCCAGCATGGCAATATTCGGCACCAGTGCGATACCGTAATTGATGGCTACCAGACCGATAACGGCACTGTCCTCTTCCACCTCGCAGATGATGTTGGGCTCTATGCCCACCTGTTCAAACAGGGAATCCAGCAGCGGGCGGATACCGCTTTGACGATCGTAATAGACAAAGGTTTCCTCCTTCAGCCGGGCAAGGTCAACGCTGTCATGCACTGCCAGAGGATGGCTGCGCGAAACAATAGCGACAACCTCCTCCTGTGCAATCGGCAGAAAATTGATATCCGGCTGATTGTCCACGTAGGAACAGAAGGCCACATCGTACTTTTCCTCCTTCAGCGCCTGCAGAATCTCTGTGGTATTGCCCTGCTTCAGGGAGAATTTGATCTTGCGGTTTTGCGACTGTGCCAGAAAGCTCTGCAGCAGATGGGGAACGTAGTGGCTGCCCAGCGTGTAAATAAAAGCCAGATCGATCCATCCGTTTTCCTGGGAGGTGAGCTCCCGCAGCCGGCGCTCTCCCAGATCGACTTCCTGCAGTCCCTTATCTATATATTCATAAAAGATACGTCCATATTTCGTCAGCTTGATATTGCGCCCCTGCTTTTCAAACAGATAGCAGCCCAGATCCTTTTCCAGAGCGGCAATGGCATGGGAGAGGGAAGGCTGTGTGATGTCCAGCTGATTGGCAGCCTGTGTGTAGTGCTCCGTTTTTGCCAGCACGCGAAAATAGTGCAGATGATTCAGATTCATACGCATACCTCCAGTATTTACCATACGAATAGTATAGCTCATTTATAGATAAAATCTATAGATTTTGTAAAAATTATGAATTGTTTACATGTAAGGGAATATATATAATAAGCGTGTAATGTTTGTGAATACGATAACATTCACAATTAGGAGGCATAGTAATGGGAAAGTATTCTTCGATCTTTGAACCATTGACGGTGAAACAGATGACGATTCCAAACCGTATCGTCATGACGCCGATGGGAACAAACTTTGGTGAGCAGAACGGTGAAATGAGCTTTTTGCACATCAATTACTACGAACAGCGTGCCATGGGCGGTACCGGACTGATCATCGTGGAAAATGCGTGTGTGGATTATCCGTGCGGTTCCAATGGAACAACACAGCTGCGCATTGATCATGACAACTACATTCCACGGCTGTATAAGCTGGTGGAGACGATTCATAAACACAACACGAAAATCGCGATTCAGCTGAATCATGCCGGAGCAAGCGCTGTGGAAGAGCGTATCGGTATGCAGCCGGTCAGTGCGAGTGATGTGCCGAACAAGAAAAACGGGGCAGCACCGCGTGCCTTAAGCAAAGAGGAAATTCTGCATATTGTTGACTGCTATGCGAAAGCGGCAAAGCGTGCACAGATCATCGGCTTCGATGCTGTTGAGATTCATGCGGGACATTCCTATCTGATCAATCAGTTCTTATCTCCGCTGACAAATAAGCGTACAGATGAATTCGGCGGCAGCTATGAAAACCGCGCCCGTTTTGCAAGACTGGTGCTGGAGGCTGTCCGTAAGGAAGTCGGAGCACAGTTTCCAATCATCGTACGCATCAGTGCGGATGAATTTTTAGAAGGCGGCAATACGCTGGAGGATACGCTGAAGCTTCTGGAATACTTCCATGCGGAAGCGGATATCATTGATGTTTCCTGCGGTCTGGTGGATTCCATTCAGTATCAGATCGATGCGAACTATCTGCCGGATGGATGGCGCTCCTATATGGCAAAAGCCGTAAAGGAAGCTTATGCGAAGCCGGTCATCACGACGGGAAACATCCGTGACCCTAAGGTTGCCGAGGATATTCTGGAGCGTGGAGATGCTGATTTGATCGGTATGGGACGCCAGATGATTGCGGATCCAAGCTGGACCAACAAGGTGCATTACGGAAAGGAAGATACGATTCGTAAATGTATTTCCTGTAACATCGGCTGCTCGGGGCACCGCATCGGCTTGAACCGCCCGATTCGCTGTTCGGTCAACCCAAGTGTCAACGAGGGTGAGGAATACCGCAGCTGGAAAGTGAAAAAACCATGCAATGTCGTTGTCATCGGCGGCGGTACTGCAGGTCTTGAGGCAGCATGTACTGCCGCAGAGGTTGGCTGTACGACCTTCCTGATTGAAAAGGAAGACCATCTGGGCGGATTGAGTGTGGAAATTTCCAAGATTCCGGATAAAAAGCGTCTTCGTGATTTCCCGGATTATCTGATTCATCGTGCAGAAAAGCTGCGCAACCTGATTACCTTTACGTCTACAGAGGCAACACCTTCCTTTGTGAAGATGCTGAAGCCGGATTTCATCATCAATGCGACCGGTTCCACGCCGCTGCTTCCGCCAATCAGCGGACTGCGTGAAAACATTGATGCGTCAGGAAGCCATGTCAGCGGCATTCTGGGTATGATTCAGCAGATTGATCAGTATCCAAAGGATCTCAGCGGCAAAAAGGTTTGCGTTGTCGGCGGCGGTGCGGTAGGATTAGACGTAGTGGAATTCTTCGCAAAGCGCGGGGCTGCCGTAAGCATTGTGGAAATGCTGCCGGTTGTCGGGAAGGATTTGGATACCGTTACCAAGGTGGGAACCTACGATATGCTGGAAAAACACAACGTACAGGTACTGACCTCTACAGCACTGCAGGAAGTGCATCCGGATCACTTTGTCGTAAAACGCACCGAGCAGATGGAAACACTGGACTTCGATTACGGCTTTGTCTGCCTGGGTATGCGTGCGTATTCTCCGGTTATGGAGGAGCTGAAGCAGACCTTTGCGGATGAGGATGTAGAGCTGTTCAATATCGGTGACAGCGTACGTGCCAGAAGAATCATTGACGGTGTGGCAGAGGGAAGAAACATTCTCAACGCATTGAAGCAGAAAGAATTTTTATAGAAAAGAAACAGAACACGTTATATAAGGAGGAACCAATTATGGCAGAAAGAATTAGCGGACACACAGAACTGATCGGATTGATTGCGACACCGATTCGTCATTCAAAATCACCAAAGATGCACAATGAGGCATTCGCAAAGCTGGGACTTGATTATGCCTATCTGGCGTTTGAGGTAGGAAACGAAGAGCTGGAGGATGCGGTGAAGGGCTTTAAGGCACTGAAGGTGCGCGGATACAATGTATCCATGCCGAACAAAACCGTCATCGGACAGTATCTGGATCATTTATCTCCGGCTGCTGAGCTGTGTGGTGCTGTCAATACGGTTGTCAATGACAACGGGGTATTAACCGGACATATTACCGACGGTATCGGATATATGCGTTCCTTAAAGGATGCAGGAATTGAGCCTGCCGGTAAGAAGGTTACGATTACAGGAGCCGGTGGAGCTGCGACGGCAATCGAAATTCAGATGGCTCTGGATGGAGTTAAGGAAATTTCCATTTTCAACCGCCGCGATGAATTCTGGGAGCGCGCAGAACAGAATGTGAAAAATATCAACGAAAAAACAAGCTGCAAGGCAACGCTGTTTGATCTTGCGGATACGGAAGCATTCAAGCGTGAAATCGAAGACAGCTATCTGTTTGCCAATGCGACCGGTGTCGGAATGAAACCACTGGAAGGGCAGATGGTTATTCCGGACGCAAGCTTCCTGCGCAAGGATCTGATCGTTACCGACGTTGTCTACATGCCAACGGAAACTGAGCTGCTGCGTGTCGCAAAGGAAGTCGGCTGTAAGACGATGAACGGTCTGGGTATGATGCTGTATCAGGGTGCTGCCGCATTCGAATTGTGGACAGGCAAGGAAATGCCGATTGACTACATGAAAGAAATTCTGGATATCAAATTTTAAATAAACAAACGACATAAGGAGAAAGTTATGAATAAAAAATACTATCCAAGTGCCTTTATCTTGTACTTGAATTACTTCATTCACGGTATCGGCTGTTCCATTCTGGGACAGGCCGTGATCAAGGAAATGCTGGTTGCCCAGTGGGGACAGGGCATGGATGCCATCGGACAGGTGACGATGGTAGCTGCTGCGCTGGGTCTGGGACGTTTGATTTCCCTGCCGATTGCAGGACCGCTGTCCGATAAAATGGGAAGAAAGCTTTCCTCCCTGATCGGTATCGCATCCTATGCGATCTTCTTCATCGGTGTGGCAATGTCACCGAATATGTGGGTTGCCTATGCTGCGGCAATTCTTGGAGGAATCGCCAATTCCTTCCTGGATACCGGTGTCATTCCGGCCTGTGTGGAAATTCTGGAGCCAAGATCCTCTCTGGCAACCATGCTGACAAAATTCTTCATCTCAGCAGCACAGCTGCTGCTGCCGTTCATGCTGGGGGCACTTGCAGGGGCAAGTCTTTCCTACAACGTACTGCTGTACATCAGTGGTATCGCGATTCTGGTGATTGGTGTACTGGTGATCTTTGCACCGATGCCAAAAGCAGAGAAGGCTGCCGGCGAGAAAGCACCGGGACTGCTTGAAAACATCCGCAATTCTCATTTCTCTGCGGAAAGCATCGCATTGATCGTCATCGGCTTTACCTGCACCGCTACCTTCCAGCTGTGGCTGAACTGTGCACAGACCTTCGCAAAGGATCTGGCAGGAGTGAGTGATCCAAGCATGATGCAGACATATTATTCCTTCGGCTCTCTTGCGGCCATCATCGTAACGGCTGGTTTGGTATCCCGCATCAAGGGTGTGCGCTTCCTGTTTGTGTATCCGCTGATAACACTGATCACGCTGGTGCTTGTCTATGTAACACGCAGTGAAACGATGTGCTACATCGGAGCTGCCTTAGTCGGTTACAGTGCCGGTGGTGTGATTCTGCAGCTGGTTACTGCAACTGCCAATGACCTGTTCCCGCATATCAAGGGAACCATCACAAGTATTGTCATGATTATGTCCAGTCTTTCCAATTATACGATTCTCTCTGTTGCAGGTACCATGGATTCCGCACAGATTCTGATGATGAACATTGTGATTACCGTGATCGGTGTATTACTTGCACTGTTTGTCAACCTGCGTTTTCAGAAGCTGGCAGGG
This region includes:
- a CDS encoding shikimate dehydrogenase — encoded protein: MRYGLIGEKLGHSFSKDIHERIADYTFDLIPLSKEEFKTFMEKKEFTALNVTIPYKKDVIPYLDEMDEHAKAIGAVNTIVNRDGKLKGYNTDFTGFLYMVKKHNVHMEGKKVLIIGNGGASAAIQAVVQHESAGSMVIIDVVPGNGAISYDEMFSSHLDAEIIINTSPIGMYPRIGNAPIDISMFHKCEAVLDVIYNPILTRLCFEAQEMDIKRVNGLEMLIAQAKQSVEFFLDKSIDDQIIDDIYQDMLRERCNIVLIGMPSAGKTTIGKMLENRMQKEFIDLDDIIIEKAGKSIPEIFEESGEAGFRAIETEAAIEVSKLNNKIIATGGGTIKHKVNMDYLRQNGITIFIDRDVDKLISSDPNRPLSKSTDALEKMHAERLPLYQKYAAYVAVNNSDIESTVTEIEEAYRSILIDAVSD
- a CDS encoding LysR family transcriptional regulator, with the protein product MNLNHLHYFRVLAKTEHYTQAANQLDITQPSLSHAIAALEKDLGCYLFEKQGRNIKLTKYGRIFYEYIDKGLQEVDLGERRLRELTSQENGWIDLAFIYTLGSHYVPHLLQSFLAQSQNRKIKFSLKQGNTTEILQALKEEKYDVAFCSYVDNQPDINFLPIAQEEVVAIVSRSHPLAVHDSVDLARLKEETFVYYDRQSGIRPLLDSLFEQVGIEPNIICEVEEDSAVIGLVAINYGIALVPNIAMLEQFPVKKLTITNPPHERYIYLATVKNRYLPPAVHTFCNFIVHHTSIKNPHTSD
- a CDS encoding FAD-dependent oxidoreductase, giving the protein MGKYSSIFEPLTVKQMTIPNRIVMTPMGTNFGEQNGEMSFLHINYYEQRAMGGTGLIIVENACVDYPCGSNGTTQLRIDHDNYIPRLYKLVETIHKHNTKIAIQLNHAGASAVEERIGMQPVSASDVPNKKNGAAPRALSKEEILHIVDCYAKAAKRAQIIGFDAVEIHAGHSYLINQFLSPLTNKRTDEFGGSYENRARFARLVLEAVRKEVGAQFPIIVRISADEFLEGGNTLEDTLKLLEYFHAEADIIDVSCGLVDSIQYQIDANYLPDGWRSYMAKAVKEAYAKPVITTGNIRDPKVAEDILERGDADLIGMGRQMIADPSWTNKVHYGKEDTIRKCISCNIGCSGHRIGLNRPIRCSVNPSVNEGEEYRSWKVKKPCNVVVIGGGTAGLEAACTAAEVGCTTFLIEKEDHLGGLSVEISKIPDKKRLRDFPDYLIHRAEKLRNLITFTSTEATPSFVKMLKPDFIINATGSTPLLPPISGLRENIDASGSHVSGILGMIQQIDQYPKDLSGKKVCVVGGGAVGLDVVEFFAKRGAAVSIVEMLPVVGKDLDTVTKVGTYDMLEKHNVQVLTSTALQEVHPDHFVVKRTEQMETLDFDYGFVCLGMRAYSPVMEELKQTFADEDVELFNIGDSVRARRIIDGVAEGRNILNALKQKEFL
- a CDS encoding shikimate dehydrogenase — translated: MAERISGHTELIGLIATPIRHSKSPKMHNEAFAKLGLDYAYLAFEVGNEELEDAVKGFKALKVRGYNVSMPNKTVIGQYLDHLSPAAELCGAVNTVVNDNGVLTGHITDGIGYMRSLKDAGIEPAGKKVTITGAGGAATAIEIQMALDGVKEISIFNRRDEFWERAEQNVKNINEKTSCKATLFDLADTEAFKREIEDSYLFANATGVGMKPLEGQMVIPDASFLRKDLIVTDVVYMPTETELLRVAKEVGCKTMNGLGMMLYQGAAAFELWTGKEMPIDYMKEILDIKF
- a CDS encoding MFS transporter, with the protein product MNKKYYPSAFILYLNYFIHGIGCSILGQAVIKEMLVAQWGQGMDAIGQVTMVAAALGLGRLISLPIAGPLSDKMGRKLSSLIGIASYAIFFIGVAMSPNMWVAYAAAILGGIANSFLDTGVIPACVEILEPRSSLATMLTKFFISAAQLLLPFMLGALAGASLSYNVLLYISGIAILVIGVLVIFAPMPKAEKAAGEKAPGLLENIRNSHFSAESIALIVIGFTCTATFQLWLNCAQTFAKDLAGVSDPSMMQTYYSFGSLAAIIVTAGLVSRIKGVRFLFVYPLITLITLVLVYVTRSETMCYIGAALVGYSAGGVILQLVTATANDLFPHIKGTITSIVMIMSSLSNYTILSVAGTMDSAQILMMNIVITVIGVLLALFVNLRFQKLAGK